Proteins co-encoded in one Uloborus diversus isolate 005 chromosome 9, Udiv.v.3.1, whole genome shotgun sequence genomic window:
- the LOC129230445 gene encoding repetitive organellar protein-like: MWNKISQAAGLSAPDAETESAEEENVASEEHEQLQQQQLMVKQLKDLLRENEKRFQDKEKELQDIANKFQKFKLQSKAKISHLTNQLKENEKSAKKEDCDFDDTSSSDSSEQSQRGKLLFLKKQLGQVKQQLEKKDEELKKITESFETRVFDLETQLNEKNILISSLADKNIADKEQENVDKSPKRESNVQEMYAQIVYKDSKILELNNQILEHEKQIMDLQEHIKEKDEVLQQRNRAVQLMAEDLSRKGQTVVSELDETRDQMKIMQENFASTELEWRNELEKQKSRIVELEKEMLEQNKKLKNTELSAKNLESARYELSVKNAELQKKIVVVQESAAKQCEMYNKEIEGELENLKKSLEAEKKHSADLQVSLDEFNTQSENKVLKARVKERTKFKALERELNALKKSNEEKPKEILELQQHIAELEEDKGSLQLKIMDYEEQIILLDKIKDDNEKLSSDLKEALNKVEQYTKQITELEADNDAWKKKFQSLEENTNLLQEHLSRLSEEKHNLERKVMEKKQLERDYAILKSSHSEFENMYNETVMTLNELRDIKVSFELKNIELEEMRESDEKIRRELELQIHQLQDMLNNESKPDIQMQKEYLELKDLLQTVTQSLSFSENQIKQLSEEVEVLKSELNKKELEVNSCVKELEEKNNLLLSKEEIVGNLMSEVEKLADNVKSQTQHLSELNEIIVLRDTEISNLKSELQEKTSSELLLGEQINQFEERIQHFKSSNSEMENSFQEFNSQIIALQQSISRKDLYISELESSLQSRTVDLDALNQQLDDLHRTALDFDRLKVEQEKVVNQLKLQKQHNEELQHQILEKDNFVTKLQSELEDKSSSVSSLTLTTQKQSEKLEQLLKHQEGLTEELLSLKAKSVELTDMNSEKDDYILKLQSELQGKIATEISLTQTVQQQLDNLTQSLKQQESLSNELERLKNDQIAETEKVKSKMVSLLEQIEDLESELSRIQVDLDSKEKDLIAARSEIAQLQNEKTDLSRTFKETEDLLRKKSDLADKWELEYKNSQDEVDIVKKENDQLKCDLSERVVELSSLNQTISETKKCLVEKSDEVANLTAEFEIIKTDALNKEKTIKKLEEQNVILKQEVKHSNLSLSEKEEIYKKNMEEKLKFEANFLQLTEECELKDLTLKSKLEECELLNSKIDVLTKSIEVSENSAQNLSVELEHSQKEFLKLKTLSEEQLLDIQKKETEMLEMQKVIHELENEIIVQKEKLNNYVSTHEKQLTYSNELSNKLCLVESDLKQRDLEKEQLEQEYICLQKTFDDETNMKKELECQILNYKVEIEKISEERNHLEQKNAMYSDQISSFIAEIEKYKQQEADSNNSILCLNKLNAELTEKCNTFELAAKEFENQCKGLMEQINVLNQKCHQYEKSILEENEKALQELQVYKTLSDEQSLTIQKKEEDMVEKQNLVHQLEKEIIVQKEKLNNYVLTKKNMLFASVKELETKLSNCVEENEKLKCNNIQLQDVIKEKKLKRYQNETAESHVLESSHNVSNGLQVEIDNLRKELQLIEEQKSSLLQHLENSNSQLQLCVNEKIALEAVVEQMRKKFDDLIETNKNLSNSFEETQLVLKAKEESVNILENKLQVSTRAFEELCEELERLKSLQTDSQVRESQKITALERSVTSLKCTITDLWSTFSQIDSIRDFDFNLANLPPEFDKDSLKIITSFCSEIMRLKSLHDEEREKFQAYADECDIKNNELNEELQLLQSKLKNYETVGHSDEKSEEIQMKKDVILPVGVSQKLDKELLLQQNLDSMPVLPDYQKENESLKEEIHSLKLKSAKMLTKLKLFRDKTDKLSDDLKSAKDSNEEIRHLYNKSIKNEKDLQSVISLLKGENEMLLSKLQAMEAKQLQMVDKSNDIVSQLKERNMLLDEECSKLRKELQDYRYTWEQCSISYELQKEDNERLRTKLAQAAEEVELFKSKASELNLQLVQLEKENIHLRQETQNLQEHTKMLLSDNDTYQGLTERLTAAKSGLEQKIIDMKEKFVAEKAELEKKLDLKKSEVAETGIELRGLDELESENTSLKNLCEELKSDRQLIQRERDTYLKNKNLLEKEKLYLQQQLLEKVDEIDRINCQLQEAMSNRSQSNVQSVMDASLSGTDLIEQYEEKVNDLKEENRSLKSKLNSLTQELNLTNKKFEFLQNDIQNKESVYRDQISIAEKQLVASQQSSSSFDTKMQVPSNDANLQNELQQAMSSLHRQGLRCEELSVEVSRLLEERNNLQWRLQQCQQNTLQKSHESNLQSSECLTIEVESPSGTNFEMNQLSHSNIKLLQERRLQQSEKTCQELRRANEALDQALIHERDQKRQIEEELGYAQEHLNIEAKASDEYQILLGDLDEPELFAETNFSISRNVKTHAYKFRRWLNGRKNYLYRTIKGRKYPQLIYLFYIFFIHVWLLMCIF; this comes from the exons AAAGAAGACTGTGATTTTGATGACACATCTAGTTCTGATTCTTCTGAGCAAAGTCAGCGTggaaaacttctttttttgaaaaaacaattggGGCAAGTTAAGCAGCAActagaaaaaaaagatgaagagcTGAAGAAAATTACAGAAAGTTTTGAAACTCGAGTGTTTGATTTGGAAACCCagctgaatgaaaaaaatattttaatttcctcACTTGCTGACAAAAATATAGCTGATAAAGAGCAAGAAAATGTTGATAAATCTCCTAAA AGAGAGTCAAATGTTCAAGAAATGTATGCACAAATTGTGTATAAGGATTCAAAAATACTGGAACTTAATAATCAAATTTTAGAgcatgaaaaacaaataatggatTTGCAAGagcatattaaagaaaaagatgaagtTTTGCAACAACGAAATCGAGCTGTTCAG TTGATGGCTGAAGACCTAAGCAGGAAAGGTCAAACCGTTGTTAGTGAATTAGATGAAACCCGTGATCAGATGAAAATAATGcaagaaaattttgcttcaacAGAGCTGGAATGGAGAAATGAATTAGAAAAGCAAAAGTCACGCATAGTAGAACTGGAAAAGGAAATGTTAGAacaaaataagaaactaaaaaatacTGAATTATCAGCCAAAAACTTGGAATCTGCTCGATATGAACTCAGTGTAAAAAATGCTGAGCTTCAAAAGAAAATAGTTGTTGTTCAAGAGAGTGCAGCAAAGCAGTGCGAAATGTACAACAAAGAAATAGAAG GAGAGTTggagaatttgaaaaaaagtcttgAAGCAGAGAAGAAACATTCTGCTGATCTTCAAGTGTCTTTAGATGAATTCAATACTCAGTcagaaaataaagtattaaagGCCAGGGTTAAGGAAAGAACTAAGTTCAAAGCTTTAGAAAGAGAACTCAATGCTTTGAAAAAG agtaatgaagaaaaaccgaaagaAATCCTTGAGCTGCAGCAGCATATTGCTGAATTGGAGGAAGATAAGGGATCGCTTCAGCTGAAGATAATGGATTATGAAGAACAGATCATTCTTTTAG ATAAAATAAAGGATGACAATGAAAAACTAAGTTCTGATCTTAAGGAAGCTTTGAACAAAGTAGAGcaatatacaaaacaaataactgaGTTAGAAGCTGATAATGATGCTTGGAAAAAGAAATTCCAGTCATTAGAAGAAAATACGAACCTT CTTCAAGAACATCTCAGCAGATTATCTGAAGAAAAACACAATCTAGAACGAAAAGTAATGGAGAAGAAGCAGCTTGAAAGAGATTAT GCTATTCTGAAATCGTCTCATAGTGAATTTGAGAATATGTATAATGAAACAGTGATGACACTGAATGAACTAAGAGATAttaaagtttcttttgaattgaaGAACATTGAATTGGAAGAAATGAGAGAAA GTGATGAAAAAATTAGAAGAGAGCTAGAGCTTCAAATTCATCAACTGCAAGACATGCTCAACAATGAAAGTAAACCTGACATTCAGATGCAAAAAGAATATTTAGAACTGAAAGACCTGTTACAAACTGTGACTCAGAGTTTAAGTTTTTCTGAAAACCAAATAAAACAGCTCAGTGAAGAGgtagaagttttaaaaagtgaGCTTAATAAGAAAGAGCTTGAAGTAAATAGTTGTGTCAAAGAACTTGAAGAAAAGAATAATTTACTTTTATCTAAAGAAGAAATAGTGGGTAACCTGATGTCCGAAGTAGAAAAACTGGCAGATAATGTAAAATCTCAGACTCAACACTTATCGGAATTAAACGAAATAATTGTCTTGAGAGATACTGAAATTTCTAATCTCAAATCTGAGTTACAAGAAAAAACTTCTTCAGAATTGCTGTTAGGGGAACAAATTAATCAGTTTGAGGAAagaattcaacattttaagtCTTCAAATTCTGAAATGGAAAACTCTTTTCAAGAATTCAACTCTCAGATTATTGCATTGCAGCAAAGTATTTCTAGAAAAGATTTATATATATCTGAGCTTGAATCTTCATTACAAAGTAGAACTGTTGATTTAGATGCTCTTAATCAACAGCTTGATGACTTGCATAGAACTGCTTTGGATTTTGATCGTTTAAAAGTAGAACAAGAAAAAGTTGTCAATCAGTTGAAGCTTCAGAAACAACATAATGAAGAGCTTCAACaccaaattttagaaaaagacaattttgttacaaaacttcAGTCTGAGTTAGAAGATAAATCTTCTTCTGTGTCTTCCTTGACTCTGACTACTCAAAAGCAGTCAGAAAAGTTGGAACAGTTATTGAAGCATCAAGAGGGTCTCACTGAGGAATTGTTATCATTGAAAGCTAAGTCTGTAGAACTGACTGACATGAATTCTGAGAAAGATGATTACATCTTAAAGCTGCAATCAGAATTGCAAGGTAAAATTGCTACTGAGATTTCTTTAACGCAAACTGTCCAGCAACAGCTGGACAACCTGACACAGTCTCTGAAGCAACAGGAAAGTTTAAGTAACGAGTTGGAGCGATTGAAAAATGATCAGATTGCTGAAACTGAAAAAGTAAAATCTAAGATGGTTTCATTACTTGAACAAATTGAAGATTTAGAAAGTGAACTGTCTCGCATTCAAGTTGACTTAGATTCTAAAGAAAAAGATTTGATAGCAGCTAGAAGTGAAATAGCTCAACTACAAAACGAAAAAACTGACCTATCTAGAACTTTCAAAGAAACTGAAGATCTATTGAGAAAGAAATCTGATTTGGCAGATAAATGGGAGCTCGAATATAAAAACAGCCAAGATGAAGTGGACATAGTTAAAAAAGAGAATGACCAATTAAAATGTGATTTAAGTGAAAGGGTTGTTGAGCTATCATCATTGAATCAGACTATTTctgaaactaaaaaatgtttagtGGAAAAAAGTGATGAAGTGGCAAATCTGACTGCAGagtttgaaattataaaaactgATGCTCTTAACAAAGAAAAAACCATCAAGAAACTTGAAGAACAAAATGTTATTCTAAAACAAGAAGTAAAGCATTCTAATTTGTCTttatcagaaaaagaagaaatttacaaaaagaatatGGAAGAAAAGCTGAAATTCGAAGCAAATTTCCTTCAATTAACTGAAGAATGCGAGTTGAAAGATCTGACTTTGAAATCCAAATTGGAAGAGTGTGAACTGCTGAATTCAAAAATTGATGTGTTGACAAAATCCATTGAAGTAAGTGAAAATTCTGCACAAAACCTTTCAGTTGAATTGGAACACAGTcagaaagaatttttaaagttaaaaacacTTTCAGAAGAACAGCTGTTGGATATTCAGAAAAAGGAAACAGAAATGCTTGAAATGCAAAAGGTTATTCATGAATTAGAAAACGAAATTATTGTGCAAAAGGAGAAGTTAAATAATTATGTGTCAACTCATGAAAAGCAATTAACTTATTCTAACGAACTTTCAAATAAACTGTGCTTGGTTGAAAGTGATTTAAAGCAGCGTGATTTGGAAAAAGAGCAATTAGAGCAAgaatatatttgtttacaaaaaacttttgatgatgAGACAAATATGAAGAAAGAACTTGAATGCCAAATACTGAATTATAAAgtcgaaattgaaaaaatatcagaggaaaGAAATCACTTAGAACAGAAAAATGCAATGTATTCTGATCAAATATCATCTTTCAttgctgaaattgaaaaatataaacagcaagAGGCTGATTCTAATAATAGCATTTTatgtttgaataaattaaatgccgAACTTACTGAAAAGTGCAATACTTTCGAGTTGGCTGCCAAAGAATTTGAAAATCAGTGTAAAGGACTTATGGAACAAATTAATGTCTTGAACCAGAAGTGCCACCAATATGAAAAATCAATATTAGAAGAAAATGAGAAAGCTTTGCAAGAACTGCAAGTGTATAAAACCCTTTCAGACGAGCAGTCGTTGACTATTCAGAAAAAGGAAGAAGATATGGTTGAAAAGCAAAATCTTGTTCATcaattagaaaaagaaattattgtgcaAAAGGAAAAGTTAAATAACTATGTATTAACTA aaaagAATATGCTTTTTGCTTCTGTTAAGGAGCTGGAGACAAAATTGAGCAATTGcgtagaagaaaatgaaaaattaaaatgcaacaaTATTCAGTTGCAAGATGTAATAAAAGAGAAAA AGCTAAAACGATACCAGAATGAAACTGCAGAATCACATGTCCTTGAATCATCTCATAATGTCAGTAATGGACTTCAAGTTGAGATTGACAACTTGCGCAAGGAGTTGCAATTGATTGAAGAGCAGAAGAGTTCTTTACTTCAGCATTTAGAAAATTCTAATTCACAGTTGCAGTTATGTGTCAATGAAAAGATTGCACTAGAAGCAGTAGTGGAGCAGATGAGGAAGAAGTTTGATGATTTGatagaaacaaataaaaacttgtCAAACTCATTTGAGGAGACACAACTTGTATTAAAAGCTAAAGAAGAAAGTGTTAATATTTTAGAGAACAAATTGCAAGTGAGTACAAGGGCATTTGAAGAATTGTGTGAGGAGTTAGAAAGGCTGAAAAGTCTTCAAACTGACTCGCAGGTTCGAGAGTCACAAAAAATTACTGCTTTGGAGCGAAGTGTTACATCTTTAAAATGTACAATAACTGATTTGTGGTCCACCTTCTCACAAATTGATTCTATTAGGGATTTTGATTTCAATTTAGCAAATCTGCCCCCAGAGTTTGATAAGGATAGTCTAAAAATAATAACCAGTTTTTGTTCAGAAATAATGAGGCTAAAAAGTTTACATGATGAGGAAAGAGAGAAATTTCAAGCTTATGCAGATGAATGTGATATTAAAAATAACGAGCTTAATGAAGAACTTCAGCTTTTGCAAAGCaagttgaaaaattatgaaactgtTGGGCATAGTGATGAAAAGTCTGaagaaatacaaatgaaaaaggaTGTTATTTTACCTGTTGGTGTAAGCCAAAAATTGGACAAAGAATTGCTACTTCAACAAAATCTAGATTCTATGCCTGTACTTCCTgattatcaaaaagaaaatgaatcttTAAAAGAGGAAATACACTCTCTGAAGCTGAAAAGTGCTAAAATGTTGACAAAGTTgaaactttttagagataaaacaGATAAATTATCTGATGATCTGAAGTCAGCAAAAGATTCAAATGAAGAAATTAGGCATTTGTATAATAAatcaatcaaaaatgaaaaagatttgcaATCTGTGATATCTTTGCTGAAAGGTGAAAATGAAATGCTCTTGAGTAAACTGCAAGCCATGGAAGCGAAACAACTTCAGATGGTTGATAAATCAAATGATATTGTCTCCCAGCTGAAAGAGCGCAATATGTTGCTGGATGAGGAATGCAGCAAATTGAGGAAAGAATTGCAAGATTACAGGTACACATGGGAGCAGTGTAGTATTTCATATGAGCTTCAGAAAGAAGATAATGAACGGTTAAGAACTAAACTAGCTCAAGCAGCAGAGGAAGTCGAACTCTTCAAATCGAAAGCATCAGAGTTAAATTTGCAGCTGGTGCAGTTAGAAAAGGAAAACATACATCTCAGACAAGAAACTCAGAATTTGCAAGAACATACAAAGATGCTCTTATCAGACAATGATACTTATCAAGGCTTAACTGAAAGGTTAACTGCTGCAAAGAGTGGGCTGGAACAGAAAATAATTGATATGAAAGAAAAGTTTGTAGCAGAAAAAGCAGAATTGGAGAAAAAATTAGATCTTAAAAAAAGTGAAGTCGCTGAAACAGGCATTGAATTGAGGGGTCTTGATGAACTTGAAAGCGAAAATACTTCTCTTAAAAATTTGTGCGAGGAATTGAAATCTGATCGACAATTAATTCAGAGAGAGCGAGAtacgtatttaaaaaataagaatttgctGGAGAAGGAAAAATTGTATTTGCAACAGCAATTGCTagaaaaagttgatgaaattgaCAGAATAAATTGTCAGTTACAAGAGGCTATGAGCAATAGATCTCAATCAAATGTGCAATCAGTAATGGATGCATCTCTGTCTGGAACTGATTTGATTGAGCAGTATGAAGAAAAAGTCAATGACCTTAAAGAGGAAAATCGAAGCttgaaatcaaaacttaattCACTTACTCAAGAACTGAACTTAACTAATAAGAAGTTTGAGTTTTTGCAAAATGACATTCAAAACAAAGAAAGCGTGTATAGGGATCAAATATCAATTGCAGAAAAACAACTGGTTGCTTCACAGCAAAGTAGTTCAAGTTTTGACACTAAAATGCAGGTTCCCAGCAATGATGCAAACTTGCAGAATGAGTTGCAGCAAGCAATGAGCAGCTTACATCGCCAAGGCCTAAGATGTGAAGAGCTCAGTGTGGAAGTCAGCAGG CTTTTAGAAGAAAGAAATAACTTACAGTGGAGGTTACAACAGTGTCAACAAAATACTCTTCAGAAATCACATGAAAGTAACCTTCAGTCGTCTGAATGCCTGACGATAGAG GTCGAATCTCCCTCTGGAACCAATTTTGAAATGAACCAACTAAGTCATTCCAATATCAAGTTGCTTCAGGAGCG tagATTACAGCAAAGTGAGAAGACATGTCAGGAGTTGCGTAGAGCAAATGAAGCCTTAGACCAAGCACTCATTCATGAAAGAGACCAAAAGAGACAAATCGAAGAAGAGCTTGGCTATGCACAAGAGCATTTAAACATTGAAGCAAAAGCATCAGATGAG tATCAAATTTTACTTGGAGATCTTGATGAACCAGAGTTATTTGCTGAAACAAACTTCTCTATAA GTCGAAATGTGAAAACACATGCCTACAAATTTCGAAGATGGCTGAATGGTCGAAA